CAAGGCCTTCGTTGCAAAGCTTTTGAGAGACTTCTCGTCGAGGGAGGTCGCCAGGAGGGTGTTGGACAGGGCATTCGATGCTAGCTTGAAGATTGTGAAAGGGAGCATGGAGGAGTATTCGAGTCCAGACTTTAGGGGATACCATTATGAGACTGAGGCAATACAGAGGTTGAATTTGCACACGGCCATGACGAATGGCAGGCATTTGTCATGGTTAGTGGAAAGGATGATTGAATTAAAAGTGGCTGACTCTGCCGTGAAGGAGTGGAGCGAGCAGTCTGCATTTACAGCCGACCTGCAGCGAGCTTTTAGAGACGATGCGTGGAGGAATTTCGACGTTCCTGGGCTTCCTGCCGTTTTGTTGAGGTGCACTTGTAGGCTTGCCAATGCAGTTGCTGCTGGTACTATTATAGCACCTCGTCAGGTAACAATGTCATCTACTTCTTGTTGAATTTGATTTTTATGTGAGAATGGTGTGCGTCATCCACGTTTGTTTCTGTGATTAGTTAGTTATACAAGTTATTGATATAACTGTTCATTGTCATGAGCGAGTCTTGGTTTAGCGTAAAGGTTAAGTAGTTAGGAAACAGAAATGGTGCATGTGCGTTTCTTAGCAAGTATGGAATATAATCTAGAACATCTAGCTGAATGGAGTAATGTACATGTCCCACGTTGACTTAAGTATCCTCTGAGTTAAGTTGTACGCACTTCACATTACCCCATAATCCATATTTGGGACGACTAGCATTTGCGAATTTAAAGTATCTTGATTTTCTAGCTTTATAAGGAGATCCGTATTGGTCTCGCCTTGATTACTTTCTATcatcataaaaaataaaattaaaaaaaacagGTGCTATTTTGAATACTTGCATGTTCTTTGTTGATGTCTTCAATATTTTTCTCTCAACCACTTCCATCCTCAGCCCTGTAGGTTCCCCCAAATCCTATTATGCTATATTACCGACCATTTATTATACTGAGTATTTAATTTAAACATATTAGGATCAGCCAATTTTAATGTCTCGTTGAATCTATGATTAGGTCCTTCAGCTGAAATTCACTAGTTATATGGTAATCAAACAGATATTTTCAAAGATGCACTTTTAAGAGTTGTAGGTTTTAATTTGTTGCCTGTTCTGCTTGTAACGTGGTGGAATAACAACTTGAAGAACTATTGGCTATTCTATTATCATTTCTCACCTTTGCCATGACTTATTCTTACTGTTTTGCAAAGAATTTATATGGCGATGAGATTGTTGTGTCAAAAATTGTGTGTCTTTTGGTCTGGCTTCATCTTATAAGAGATGCTACTGTGCATTCGACTCTAAGAACTAAAAGAGCTGTAAAGAAGATGATTGTATTTTTTGTTTATTCCCCAGGTGAGGATGAAGCTTGTTAAAGACTGGCTTCCTGTTCTGATAGTATGCAAAGATAATATCTCACCACTGATGCCCAATCATAAATCACTTTATCTGGAACTGGAAGAGACATTCCTAAGAATCATCTCTACGCTGCCAATGTCGGATGCACAACTCATGTTGCAGCAGTGCCTCAGTTTCTCGACCCGAAACGTCGAAGAATGCCCGCACTTGGTCACAGCATTCAACACCTGGTTCCGTCGTGCTGGCCACGCCCCGTAATCGTACAAGCCTTAGGTAATAGAAAAAAAGTCGTGGTTTTCATTTGCTGGTGTAAATAGTATATGACAGGATATCATCTCGATACCAGAAAAGAGTATCATGTTATGTTTGTATATATGTTGACATCTTCTTTCCGTTCTGCAACGGAACTTAATCTGAACTCTTTACTGTTCTTGTGGATTCCTCCTGTACTGACATTCGGAAAATATGAAATCTGCATTCCTTTATGGCCCTGTTATTCAAAATGATATTGCTTTTGTTTGATACTTTGGTTCCTGGGATTCGTACCAGACGAGATGGCCAATATAAATGAATGATTCCGAAATTTATCTTTGCAACTATCAGAACAAGAAGCCATATATTCCCCCCTCCACCCCCATAATTTCCCCTTTTCTCTTAAATATATATTCCTTCCGTATCATACATGATGTTTTGGATTTTTAGGTTCatcaaaatatatatgtatttagtcaCTTATCTTCACTAAATGCATGTTTTTATTGATGAATTTAAAAATccaaaacataaaaaatatatgcTCGTTTCCCCGCCGCAATCCTCAATCGGAGGATAAAATATTGCTACTAAGATTCTCCATTCCTCATTAGGGATCGATTAATGGGTATTTTTTAGGGCGGAGTTTTAAGGAGATCGAGTCTTTTTCAAACATCACTATCCCAGATCCATGTCTTAGAGCTCATTGCATTCTACAGTGGATCACTTTGTCACTGACCACATGCGTTTTTATTTTTGTTATGTTTCTATACCCCTTTGGTAACGTAACCATCCAACAAAAAGTAGACATAGAGTTGAATTACCATCTCCAGATCACAATAGATAATGATTTATAATTTTAGGTTCACTCATTGATTAAATACATATCCATATGAATGAATCTGATGCAAAGGTAGTACGTTTCTAGTGTAGATTGTTTTCGAATTTCAATGGCAAGACAACTCTGCAAGGCGGAAAATTCTCATCACTAAAGAGCCCAATATCAACATGCAAAACAACTGAGATTCCTTTTCCCTTGCCAAAACTTGATATGTAATAGTAGCTATTAACACAAATTACAAAATGGAAACACACAACTGTCAACTACACATAATGACACGCATTACATATACTACCTTCAAAAACTATCATCTCATTCTCTCTGAGATGTATGTCGGACAGGAAAAAAAATCCTACTATTTCTGGTATGGGATTGTACATTACCACAAACAAAATCTTTCTTATTATCAGGTTTTCCCAAATCAAAAGCATGAAAAGGGATCATAGCAGTCGCCTTCTGAAGTTCCGAGTCGTGCTTTGGTAGGTTTTAACTAGCAAGCCAACTCCAATTCCGACTCCGATGCAAACACTCAGGCCAATGCCTACACCTACCCTCACGCCCGCATTGAACCATGACAGTTCTCCGTCTTCACCTTCCAGATATTCTCCACCAGCGTATAGGTGGTGGTTGTAGTTTTCGCTTTCTGGCTTGTAGTTTTGGTTCTCCGATACCTGCACAATAACATAAATGACGTTCAGGCCAACAGAACTCAGAATAGTGGAATCCATAATTATATCCGAAGATTGCTTCTTAATTTTTCGCAACACCTAGATGTAGAACAAATCAAAAAGGCTACCTATCACTCTTATGTGAATACATTAATCCACAAGCATATGGATAAGGGAATTCACTTAATTTGTAACTTGAATAACTATTATTTTGAAAATACACTTGACGTTTTGGACCCTAGAAATTCCTTAATGGTCAGGTAATCTTCATCAACCAGTCTCATCTTGTGAATAAGTTTACTATCAACTGGAAAATTAATACTTCATCAAATTTGGAATAGTTTGTATCATTTATTGTCCAACTCCaaccataaaaaaaaaataaaaaatcatgaAAATAGACTTAACTCGATCGCCAATAGCTAGTTTGCTTGCCAAGTATGCATAAAAAACTTCTCACAAATTCAGCAGGTCATATAAACAAGTTTTTTTGCATCTACAAATATTATGGCCAGTACACAGAAGCACTTAACGAAGAAAATTTGGAGAGATTTAAATTGTTTGTTACCTGCACCGCAAGCCTGGGAGTCAAACTTTTTGTGCCTTCAGTAGGATCATATTCTGGTATAGAATCCAGCATTCCCTTTCTCATATGTTTCTTCCTAAGTTGCAAAGTCCTCGTTAAAATAATGGGAGTGCCGTCGAAGCAGCCAGCAACGTAGACCTCGATTGCCGGAGAAGCTGAGTCTGGACTGTTGGCATGTCTTCCTTTCAAGAAACTAGAGCCTGCAATTATATCCGATTCACAATTGATGTTCCATGTCTGGCCACCCCCATTATTTTCATTAGAGTTGCACAATTCTAAAACTCCAGATAACACTAGTAGATCCTTGTCAAAGACCTCAAACTTGACACTTCCTGTTATTCGTATGCTGTCTGTGCTTACATAAGTAACTTCTTCAGATTTCTTGTCCAATCGATCCCTTCTTAAAAGAGTGGATGCTCCATCTGAGTAGATGCTAGCTCTGACACCGTTTACTTCTAGAAGAGTATCGGGATCCAACGGAATGTTGTTCAGAGAGAGGGACTCGGGCGTGGAATCGTCGATCTCGGATCTGCTCACTCTAACATAAAAGACTTTAATATCCAACCAGTGTAATGAAATCTTCTGACGAGGAGAGTGTCTTAACACGACGTGGCCATTTTCCGTCGGCACGTTTCCGTTACTCGATCTGTAAGGCTGTTCCATGATATTAAAAAACACACTGAGTCGATTATTCTGCAGCTTTAGTGACCATGAAGAAGAATCCACAAAACTTCACCTGCAGCCATGTTGTTGGATTCCCATCAAAAAAACAGTTTTCTACTAAAAAATCGTCTCCAAAACCAACCAGCATCTAATCAGAGAGACAAAGATACATATAACGGaggcaatgataataataaaagttcttgCTGGAGATGAAAACCCAGTAATGAGTAACAAAAGATAAACAAGGGATAAGGAGATGGGACCATATATAAGAGAAGAAAAATTGAGGTTCTCAGACTGTACAATATGGTCTCTCTCCATACTGATTGATAAATTTGAAAGAGACACCTAAAAAGATTGCCCATTTATTTAAGATTAAATGCTAGTAATAACAATTCCAATTCAAAATCATACCATTCCatcatataatctctaaaataaatAACTCCAGAATGGTAAATTATTATAAATTCACAGCAGATGGATAAAAAACCAGGAAACGCTCAGACAGATTCCAACCAAATTCCCAGGCAAGAGACAAATCACGGACGTCATCAAACAGACAAAACCCTTTTGTTTCTTTTGTGAGTGTAGTAATTGTAATAAAAAAACATCATCATACATACAACATGAAATTCATAAATAAAAAATACGAATAGAAAACTCACCACCACATAATATTTCCTACGATCCAACAACGGCAGCCAAAGATTTAACCTTTGATATCACAGAGAAGAGAACCACACaatcaaataaaaataaaacagaGCAAGCCCAAAATCCTCTAGAGAAATCCCAAATTCTCCCTTATTTTGAAAAGAAATCAAAACCCAGAAAGGAAAAACTGGTTACGCAATCGAAAGGCCGAAACTTTACGATGGTTGGTCGTTAATTGTTTTCTGATTAGTAAATGTAGGATATTTTTTGCGtggaatattttattttaaatttaaattgtaAATGAGGTGGGGTCACTCTACACCTGGTATTCTTGGGATCTTATCCGAGAAAGAAAGGAAGAGATGATGCTAATTGCTAATAAGTGTCTTTGAAAACGATATGGAAATCCTATTTTAAGGATTGATTCATTAAACGACCATACATAATTAGTCTTCTTCCCTCCAtcgattaatatttatttattcatgAAACTGAACTGTTACATTTTCCTTTATCGTTTTTCTTATCAAGGACAATTCAGAAGCTAAGATTATTTACACCACACGTGGTGCAAAATTAGTATTTGTATCAAATCAAAATACAgagatatttttattttttagatttattttttcatttaatttaatttataaatttatatatttataaatttattagaTACATATCTATTGATCAATTGATTATACAAGTAGGGTTCATTCTGAAAGTCAACGATTTCGTGGAAACGGGATCATACTATTTTAATTGTATAGAAGAAAAAATATGAacgaaaataaaaagtaaaaaacatCATGGAAGGAATATATACATTGTaggttgatttaatgagttaaaactaAGTACAATAAAGAAATTAGTTAAAATAGTTATACAATATTCTCCATACAATTATAATGAAACTTTTAAGGGTCTGCGTCGCAAAAGTTTGTCTGAATAAGAACCGCTAAAGTTTAGAGTAGAAAAGTAAATGATATTGAGTTATAACTTCTAAGAGAAACAAACAAGCAGTTAAATTATACAGTGAGAAAAACTCTCTCACTCCTTTATTTTCTCTCCCAGGGTCGTATTGGACATTTTGGGGTCTTGAGCGAAAATTAAAACATGTGTCCttattagttgaaaattttcttcctCCGAGCATTCTTTGAAACAAATTCGTCAATCAAATTCTCTAAAGCTAGTTTATTCAAAATCTCATTCTCGATTGCCACCAAAGCAAGTTCATAAAGCCTTTCCTGAGACATAGAATTATGCAAATAAGACTTAAGTAACTTTAACTTTGAAAAACTTCTTTCGGCAGTTGCAACTGTCAGCGGAATAATTAAAAATATCCTATATGCAATAATTTTATTGGAAAAACAATCAACACGTTTCAATAACTTTAAAATATCAAGAGCCCCCAACTTTTCTTTAGGCAAAAATTCTTGAGGTAATTTCAACTCCACATACAAGACTTTTAAGTGCATCTTCCAAACGACTATAATAAGACTTTAAATTTGAATCATGCAGTGAATGCAATTTCTCGGAAGTAAATAGAAAACCAAAGATATTTGAATATTGTTCAAACCTCATATCAATTGAGACAATTGCTTGATCAATAATGCAATTAAAATAGTTAACTCTAAAATACTCTGCCAGATATCGTGCACTCTCATCATCTAAAGTTTCATCAAATTGtatttttcttttaattttatGTCTTTGAGAAAAAATTGGATCAATCTCCATCTCCATTGCAAGTCCCTTTACAGCTTCAATAGCATTAGAATCTTTCACATTTTCAATAGCATCACAAACAAGCATATATTTCAATTGTAACTTTTTGCTAACCAAATTAATAGCATGTAACAAATCATACCAAATGACAATAACTACCATAAATTCAAAATCACCAAGTTCATTATTTGCTAAAGATTTAACTTCACTTCTTATTAAAGAGTCATTATCACTATCAGATTCTTCTAATAAAACTTCTCTTTTGTCTACCATTTGCAATCTCATTGCTTTTACACTATCTATACAACTATCCCAACAAATAGAAGATAATGGCTTAAGAGTCAACTCTATTACATTGTCCTTCAAAATTTTCCATCTCTTTGTTGATTTTGCAAAAAAATGTAAATACGTTGGATTACACCAAAAAAATTCCCTAACTTTTCCAGAATTGTTAGTCATATCACATAACATTAAATTAAGACTATGAGCACCACAAGGAGTATAAAAGGCTCTACGATTCAAATCTTAAAGTTTTCATTGCATTCCTTGATTTTTTCCTTTCATATTTGACCCATTATCATAGGCTTGACCACGCACATCATCTACATCAAAATTAAGGACATCTAATTCATTTATTAAAACATCAAATAGTCCCTACCCAATTATGTCTTTGACAATCAAAAATCCTAAAAAAATTCCTCTATGATAACACAATTAGAAGAAACATCCACATACTTTAAAATCAAAGACATTTGCTCTTGGTGGCTAATATCAAGCGTACAATCAAGTATCACAAAAATTATTTAGCCTCCTTTATTTTCTTAATAATTTCATATTTAATAGCATGTGCAAGCAAAATAATTAACTCATTTTGAATGTTGTGGCCAAGATAATGTACATGAGTCTCGTCACAAGTAATACGACGAACATGATCTTGCATAATAGGATCAAACTCATTTAACATTTCAATTAAGCCCAAGAAATTTCCATTGCTAGTTTGATACAATTTCTCATTAGTACCACGAAATGCAAAACTATGTTTTTCCAAGAAACTTAACTATTGTAATGATTCTCAACAATACATTTTTCCAATATTCTTTCTCTTTTTTAAAGTTACTTTTGAGCTACTTTATCAATAGTTGTACTCTTTTCAAGTCTTACACGCAAATCATACCAAATTGTCATATTTTGCAAATGTTCTATGCTAGTTTCATGCTCTCTAATTCTAATAGAAAGATGTGTCCAATCATTAAAACCATCATTTGCTAATTTACCTTTACCAGCCCCTTTcttaaataatttaaaaaaaaaaaattaatacaatCAAGTTCTTTCGAATATACAAgccaatctctatcaaatttttcACCATTTGGTAAGATTCTAGTGTAGAATGAAGTAGAAAATTATCTACCAATTTTATCTTTTATACCCGGAATATTACATTATTACCATCCTGTGTTTTTTAAAATCTGGTCCGGACCACTCTGTGTAGAAAAAGCTAGTCGATTAAACTTTGTGTTTTTTTTTCAGGTTTGTTAGATCCTGTGTTTATTTTCCATCTATTTTTGCTGACGTGTCGATGATTTGGTGGGAAATAACATGACATGGCAGACCAAGATCGAACCAAAATCAATTCGAATTTGAATTGAACTAAAATTAAATCAAAATGTTAAACCAGACAGTAAACAAGCAAAATAGAACTCAACACTTACTGACCTGCACATTCAGTAAAATTAGGGCTTCTAAAATAGAGAGTTTGAGAGATTGAAGAACGGAAAAAATTAAGAGGATGTTCGAGAGCTACATATTGGACACCACAACCTGAAGAACACAATCTTGATCGATTCAAAGGTACTCCACTAAGCTTTGTGTGTGCGCTTTACCATTTTTTTACTTGCTAATTATACTTGGTCTATTTAGTTACGTTAGTGAAAGCTACATGGATTTTCTTTTT
The Rutidosis leptorrhynchoides isolate AG116_Rl617_1_P2 unplaced genomic scaffold, CSIRO_AGI_Rlap_v1 contig338, whole genome shotgun sequence DNA segment above includes these coding regions:
- the LOC139883004 gene encoding uncharacterized protein At1g01500-like, coding for MEQPYRSSNGNVPTENGHVVLRHSPRQKISLHWLDIKVFYVRVSRSEIDDSTPESLSLNNIPLDPDTLLEVNGVRASIYSDGASTLLRRDRLDKKSEEVTYVSTDSIRITGSVKFEVFDKDLLVLSGVLELCNSNENNGGGQTWNINCESDIIAGSSFLKGRHANSPDSASPAIEVYVAGCFDGTPIILTRTLQLRKKHMRKGMLDSIPEYDPTEGTKSLTPRLAVQVSENQNYKPESENYNHHLYAGGEYLEGEDGELSWFNAGVRVGVGIGLSVCIGVGIGVGLLVKTYQSTTRNFRRRLL
- the LOC139882997 gene encoding uncharacterized protein; the encoded protein is MTNNSGKVREFFWCNPTYLHFFAKSTKRWKILKDNVIELTLKPLSSICWDSCIDSVKAMRLQMVDKREVLLEESDSDNDSLIRSEVKSLANNELGDFEFMVVIVIWYDLLHAINLVSKKLQLKYMLVCDAIENVKDSNAIEAVKGLAMEMEIDPIFSQRHKIKRKIQFDETLDDESARYLAEYFRVNYFNCIIDQAIVSIDMRIFLIIPLTVATAERSFSKLKLLKSYLHNSMSQERLYELALVAIENEILNKLALENLIDEFVSKNARRKKIFN